The Myxococcales bacterium region GGACTCGGTGGGCGGCGACCTCGCGGTCGAGGGCATCACCGTGACGCAGCTCTCGGCGACCTCCAAAGACGGCACGCGCGTGCCGATGTTCGTGGTGGCCGCCGGCGACTTGTCGAAGGGAAGCGCCGGCCCACGGCCGACGCTCCTTTGGGGCTACGGAGGCTTCAACGTCAACCAGACGCCGGCCTTCAGCTCGAGAGCGCTCGTGATGGCCAAGCGCGGCGGTGTCTTCGTCAGCGCGGTCCTACGCGGCGGCGGCGAGATGGGCGAGGCATGGCATCGCGCGGGCATGCTCGAGAAGAAGCAGAACGTCTTCGATGACTTCATCGCATACGAAGAGGAGCTCGTGAAGCGCGGCATCACGTCGTCCGCAAAGCTCGCCATCGGCGGCGGTTCCAACGGCGGCCTTTTGACGGCGACGGCGGTCGTTCAGCGACCGGAGCTCTTTCGGGCGGCGCTCAGCTTGGTCCCGCTCACGGACATGGTTCGCTACACGCGCTTCCAACTGGCGCGCCTCTGGATTCCCGAATACGGCGACCCCGACAAGGCGGAGCACTTTCGGTTCCTCCAGGCGTATTCGCCCTACCACCACGTGGCGCCGGGCACGCGCTACCCATCGGTGCTCGTCGCAACCGCCGAGAGCGACACGCGCGTCGATCCGATGCACGCGAGAAAGTTCGCGGCGCGGCTCGAGGAGGCGCAGGCCGCGAAAGCGAACCCGGTGCTGCTGCGCGTGGAGGCGAAGGCGGGCCACGGCGCCGGCAAGCCCACCACGAAGGTCATTGCCCAGCTCGCCGACGAGCTCTCGTTCGTCCTCCACGAACTCGGCGCGATGTAGACCGGCGCCGATCAGGCTGTTTTTCCTGACCGCGAGCCCCCGCTTGGGCTTTTCGCTTGCAGGATGCACGTGATCTGACATACAGAGCTGCTGTTCACCCTACACGCGCGACCAGCGCCTTGCGCAGTGCCCATCGTCTAGTTGAATCAAACACTTACGCTAAATCGACGCACGTAACTGGACGCATGTTCAGGGTGCGCGATAGGGTCTTCCCATGATCAACGAACTCGCGATTCTCCGGGCCATGTTGCGACTCTCTCGCCGCCAGGAGCCGGCGACGCCTGACGCCCTGCTCGTGCGCGTAGGCGGAACCGAAGGTGCGCTCGACGCGAGCCTGGCCGCCCTCGCGGCGGCCGGCTTCGTGGAGCTCCGCAGCGGCGCCGCGCCTCGGCTCACGCTCGCGGGCCTCGCCGTCGCGGTGGCTCAAGTTGCGCGCGTGGGGAGGGCCGCGGCACAAAGCCGCGCGCGTGCCCCGAAGCGAGCCGCCGCCAAGCGTCGCGCGGCGTGACGGCGGAGCCCCTCGCGGCCCCCGCCTCGCAAGAGGCGCCTGGCAAGGCGGAGCAGGCCTACGAGGCGGGCCGCAGCGCTCGCGATGCCGACTACGCCGCGCTTGAAGGTCGCTCGCGGCTCGTCGGAACGCTCCGCCTCGCGCTCGTCGCTGCGGCGCTGGGGCTCCTTGTTGGAATTGTGTGGGGGCGCCTCCCGCCGGCCACCTGGGGCGTCCTCATCGGGGTCGTCTTCGCGTTCGTGGGGCTCGTCGTGCTGCACGGGCGTGTCGAGGCCAACAAGGCCGTCGCCGCCGCGGGCAAGCGCTTCCACGAACGCGGCCTGGCGCGCATTCGCGGCACCTGGCAGGGCGAAGACGTGTCGACCTTCGAGTACGGCAGCGACTTCGCCGTCGCCAATCATCCCTACGCCGAAGATCTCGACCTCTTCGGCAAGGGCTCGCTCTTTCATCGCATCTCCCAAGCGCAGACGCGCTTCGGCGCCGCGCAGCTAGCCTTCTGGCTCAAGACGGTCACCGACGCGGGCGCCGTACGAGCGCGCCAGGAAGCCGTTCGCGACTTGGCCGGGCGCGTCGCCTTCCGCGAGCGCCTCTTCGCGCTCGGCGCCCAGCTCGGCGACGAAAAGCCAGACCCGGGCCCGATGCTCGATTGGGCCGAGGGCAAGCTTCGCTTCGAGGTGACCACGGCGGCGCGCGTCGTAGCTCGCGTCATGCCCGTGCTCACGCTCCTCGCCATCGCGTTCGCCGGTGTCCTGCCTCGCGGGACGTGGGTGGGCATGATCGCAGTTCAGCTCGCGCTCACGCTGCCGTTCCGCGCCGAGGTCGCGCGCGTCGTCGCCGCCGTCACCGCGCGCGAGAGCGGCCTCGCTCGGTACGGCGACATGTTGATGCACCTCGAAGGAGAACCCTTCGACGCGCCGTACACCAAAGAGAAGCGCGCCCTGCTCGCGACGGGGGCGGCGTCAGGCGCGCAGGCGACGCAAGCCACCGTCGAAATGCGGCGCTTGGCGCGCATCGTCTCGTTCGCCGAAGCTCGGCACAACGAGGTGTTCAAGATCTTTATCGCGCCGCTCTTGCTCTGGGATCTTCAGTGCGCCATCGCCCTCGAAGGTTGGCGTGCCCGCGCCGGCGCACGCGTGCGCGGCTGGCTCGACGTCTTGGGTGAGGTGGAGGCGCTCGCCAGTCTCTCCACGTTGGCCTTCGAAGACGAGGGCGCGACGTTCCCGGAGATCGTCCTTGCGCCGGTCTTTGACGCCGAGGCGCTTTCGCATCCGCTCATCGCGAAGTCGCGGCGCGTCGGCAACGACGTCTCGCTGCCGCGGCCCGGCTACGGCCTCATCGTGACCGGTTCAAACATGTCGGGCAAGTCGACCTTGCTTCGCGCGCTGGGGATCACCACCGCCCTCGCGCTGGCGGGCGGACCGGTCATCGCCAAGCGTGTTCGCGTGGGGCCGGTGCGCCTCGTCACGAGCATGCGTATCGCGGACTCGCTCGAACGCGGCGTCTCGCACTTCTTCGCCGAGTTGCAGCGCCTCAAGCTCGCGCTCGACATGGCGGCGTCGAGCGGCGAATCGTCGTCGTCGCGGCCCCCGGTGTTCTTTCTCTTGGACGAGATTCTCCACGGCACCAACGCCCGGGAGCGCCTCGTGGGGGCGCGGGCGGTGATTCGAAACCTCCTCCGGGTTGGGGCCATGGGCGCCGTCTCGACGCACGATTTGGCCATCGGCGAGCTCGAGGCCGAGATGCCCGAGAGT contains the following coding sequences:
- a CDS encoding DNA mismatch repair protein MutS, which gives rise to MTAEPLAAPASQEAPGKAEQAYEAGRSARDADYAALEGRSRLVGTLRLALVAAALGLLVGIVWGRLPPATWGVLIGVVFAFVGLVVLHGRVEANKAVAAAGKRFHERGLARIRGTWQGEDVSTFEYGSDFAVANHPYAEDLDLFGKGSLFHRISQAQTRFGAAQLAFWLKTVTDAGAVRARQEAVRDLAGRVAFRERLFALGAQLGDEKPDPGPMLDWAEGKLRFEVTTAARVVARVMPVLTLLAIAFAGVLPRGTWVGMIAVQLALTLPFRAEVARVVAAVTARESGLARYGDMLMHLEGEPFDAPYTKEKRALLATGAASGAQATQATVEMRRLARIVSFAEARHNEVFKIFIAPLLLWDLQCAIALEGWRARAGARVRGWLDVLGEVEALASLSTLAFEDEGATFPEIVLAPVFDAEALSHPLIAKSRRVGNDVSLPRPGYGLIVTGSNMSGKSTLLRALGITTALALAGGPVIAKRVRVGPVRLVTSMRIADSLERGVSHFFAELQRLKLALDMAASSGESSSSRPPVFFLLDEILHGTNARERLVGARAVIRNLLRVGAMGAVSTHDLAIGELEAEMPESVKNVHFEEQVHGGTMTFDFVLRPGVVQSSNALRLMRAVGIDVPEA